Sequence from the Clostridium butyricum genome:
AAAAGGATATTATGGAAATCAGAATAAAGGGTGCGGATGGATTTTAAGCAATAGTAAAAATAGTGTATTTGACTATAAGTTTTTTTATAATAAGCTCCGAAATGCATTTTCTAAGAGAATGAAGCTTTATCATTCTAGACATACAAATGCATTTAGAGTATTCAATGGAGAGGGAGATGGTATTGGAGGATTAACCATTGATTACTTTGATGAATATTATTTAATTACTTGGTATAGTAAGGGCATGTACATATTTAAAGATTTTATAATTAAAGCAATGAGACAATTAGTATCTATAGATGGAATATATGAAAAAAAGAGATTTGAAGACAATGGAATGGTTGTTGATGAGGATAGTTATTTATGGGGAAAGAAAGCACCAGAGCCTCTTGTTGTAAAAGAAAATGATGTAAATTTTGCAATATACCTTAATGATGGAGCAATGGTTGGAGTATTTCTTGATCAGAAGGATGTAAGAAAATCATTAAAAGAAAAATATTCAAAAGATAAAACAGTACTTAATACATTTTCGTATACTGGAGCATTTTCAATGGCTGCTGCAAGGGGAGGAGCAATAACTACAAGTGTTGACCTTGCAAGTAGAAGTCTTGAAAAAACAAGAGAAAATTTTGAAATTAATGGTATTGATTATAAAAATCATGATATTGTTGTTGAAGATATATTCCATTACTTTAAACGTGCAGCAAAAGAAAATTTAAAATTTGATGTTGTAATATT
This genomic interval carries:
- a CDS encoding class I SAM-dependent rRNA methyltransferase encodes the protein MKEAALIVKSEFVTKYKNGYPLVSRDTLENPQVLSEEGQIITLLDNKKSFIGKGYYGNQNKGCGWILSNSKNSVFDYKFFYNKLRNAFSKRMKLYHSRHTNAFRVFNGEGDGIGGLTIDYFDEYYLITWYSKGMYIFKDFIIKAMRQLVSIDGIYEKKRFEDNGMVVDEDSYLWGKKAPEPLVVKENDVNFAIYLNDGAMVGVFLDQKDVRKSLKEKYSKDKTVLNTFSYTGAFSMAAARGGAITTSVDLASRSLEKTRENFEINGIDYKNHDIVVEDIFHYFKRAAKENLKFDVVILDPPSFATSKDNRFSAAKDYTSLVKSAITLTNDEGIIIASTNCATFNMKKFKKFIDTAFKDFNREYEILEEHTLPNDFAVSDKFPEGNYLKVVFIQVY